The genomic segment cgACAATCCCCTCCCCGTTTATGCCTGTCGCACCTCTCCTCGCTCCTTCTGCCATCATGGCAGGGGTGCATTTCCGTGCCCCCGAGTGCTTGCAGTCCTACGCATCGCATCTGTCGGAACGGGCGTGCCAGGGGACAAATGCCTGCCCTGGTGTGACCCCTATGTATTTCCATGGGTCTTCTAAGGGAGAACTTCTCTGTTAGGTCGAGGTATTTTAAAGAAAAGTGTACTGATGAAAACAGTCATCCTTTTGGCAAAGGCTCTGGCTCCCCACAGATGTGCTCCTTCAGACCCACCCCACAggatggactagggttgccaaccgcctggtagcgatctcccagaattagaactgatctccagacgacagagattagtttcccctggagaaaatggcagcttgggagggtgggctctgtgaaATTATATCCCGCtgatgtccctgtcctctccaagccccgccctccccaggctccatccccaaaatctccaggtatttcccaacccagaattggcaaaccTAGGAGGGACCTATTCACAGTAACCAGAATAAAACtccagagggtagccatgatTGGGTGGGACTGTGGCTccatggaagagcctctgctttcgagcagaaggtcccaggttcaatcccaggcatctccagttaaaagggtcaggtgatgaggagcggttaaaacgcttagggctgtttagcttggaaagaaggcggttagggggagacatgatagaggtctataaaattatgcatcgtttggagagagtggacagggagaagcttttctccctcttagtactagaatgcagggtcacctgctgaagctggcgggtgagagattcaaaacagataaaaggaaatatttctttacacaacacacagttaaattgtggaactccctgccccaggatgtggtgatggccgccaactgggaaggctttaagaggggagtggacatgttcatggaagagaggagcattcatggctactagtaaaaatggatactagtcacgatgcatccctattctctccaggctcaaaggagcatgcctatcgtattaggtgctatggaacacgggcaggatggtgctggtgcagccgtcttgcttgtgggcttcctagaggtacctggttgccccctgtgtgaacagacggctggactcaatgggccttggtctgatccagcagggcttttcttatgttttttatgtccttatgttcttatgatatgaaagacctctgcctgagaccctagagagccgctgccagtctgagcagacaatactaatctCAATGAACCAaaaggactgattcagtataaggcagcttcctgtgtgttcgAGTGACTCTCCGAAGCTCCTACCcccaaaatcatgttggtctctagcAGATTAAAACCCCACCACCGTCCGCCAGTTTCCTGTAGCTTTCTACTCTTTCCTCCCTCGCAGATGATGGGTTTCCTGTACCTCTTGGGGctcttcctggcagccccctCATGCCTCCATGCCCGCTCTGCCCTGCGCTTCATCGCCGTGGGAGACTGGGGCGGGAAGCCCCTCTCTCCCTTCTACACAGACCGGGAGGTCGCCGTCGCGGAGGAGATGGCGGCCACCGTGTCGGCCTTGGGGGCTGACTTCATCTTGTCCCTCGGAGACAACTTCTACTACACCGGGGTGAACGACCTGTATGACAAACGGTTCCAGGTAAAGCTCttggagggtgggtggggaaagggaGCTTCTCCATCCTGACTCTGAACAGAATGTGGAAGGACAGGTAACCACACCTCAAACAGCCCCCCAAAGGAGGCTCTGAGGTCGagtgccaaaaaaacccacagtcaCCTGTAGCCAAAGATGGGGTTTCTAACCCACCACACCTTTGGAAGGATGTTTGATTCCCCTGTCCCCAAACCTTGGAATAAATCTGATAATTTGACTGAGACTGGATTTAGACTCTCACACATGCAGTAGAacaaatcaataaaagcaacaggcTTTATTGAAAAGATTCAAGAAAAGGTCAGGCTTAAGCATAaggcaaagaagaggaagaagaagagttggtttttatatgctgactttccctgccacttaagggagaatcaaaccggcttacaatcaccttcccttcccgtccccacagcagacgccctgtgaggtgggtggggctgagagagtgcgactagcccaaggtcacccagcaggctgcatgtgtaggagtggggaaaccaacctggttcaccagattagcctctgctgcttttgtggaggagtgggggaatcgagcctggttctctggatcagagtccaccactccaaaccaccactcttaaccactacaccacgctggctctcaaaggacaAGCAGGTGCACTCAAACAAGAAAATCTCGCTTCCTAACATGCACGGACAGGCGTGAAAAGCAGGGGACAACGTCTTCAAATCAGCACAAGCACCAAAACCGGTCGGAGATGCAGCAAGGTGGTCTCTGGCCCATCTCTGGTCCCTGCAGTGTTATTGGGCCCTGCATGGAAAAACTGGTGCCAGGTGGCTAATATGGAAGAATTGTATTTCGGATTATAGAAttggtttatttatataattgagttTCTGTGTGATTTGGGTTGAACCGTAAGGTACACAGATGTGTCTGttttgatagtacctggaggttggcacccctggcTGGGCCCATGAATAACGCGGGAACAATGAAAGCCAAAGGACAGGGGAGGGCACACCGGCAGGTGGCAGGGGAGGTGTGCGGGTGGCGGTGAGCAGCGGTGGGACCCCGCCAGCAGCCCTGGGACCTGGCAGCTGCCCCCCGCCTCAGGGATTGCTGACGCCGGCCCTGGCGCTGTTTCAGGAAGCGCCTTTCTGGCCAGAGATCCCCGGCAGAGATTTCTCTTCCCCACAGATGCGCAAAggctctcccttttccttttcaggAGACCTTCGAGACCGTCTTCCAGGCCCCCGTGTTACGCAACGTGCCTTGGTATGTCCTCGCGGGAAACCACGACCATCTGGGGAACGTCTCTGCCCAGATTGCCTACAGCAAGATCTCGAAGCGTTGGTAAGACTTGACAGGGTCAGGCTGCCGGCCACCGACAACTCTGTTTCATGTTGAGCGTCtataatccccctcccccttttcattcATTATTAGAGTAATGCTGAAGGATCAAAATGCTCTCAAAAAACAGCAAACAAACCAAGCATGCACTTAACTTGCACTTCCAGTGATAAAAATCTGGCACATCAGTTGTGTAATTGGCGTTTTCACTTAACAGCTATTAAACTTCCTTCCTTGTTTCAGGAAGAAACCTTTTTGAGATGCGCTGGTCTGCTAAGGAAAGCCTGGGCATTGCAGAGGGTCCCTCCCTGGGCATGTTTTGGGGCATGTACTCAGTTCACACAGACGGTGTGGtgccgtggttaagagcggtggtttggagcagtggactctgatctggagaaccgggtttgattcccccactcctccacatgagcggcggaggctaatctgaagaactgggttggtttccccactcctacacatgcagctagttgggtgaccttgggctagtcatagctctcttagagctctctcagccccacctatctcacacggtgtctgttgtggggaggagaagggaaggtgtttgtaagctggtttgattctcccttaagtggtagagaaagtcagtgtataaaaaccaactcttcttctccttcattgtTCTTCTTCATTGTTCTTCTACCATCTTTCCAGGCGTTTCCCCAAATACTACTACAAGCTGAGGTTCAAGGTGCCGGGCAGCAACGCGACCGTCGCCATCCTCATGATCGACACGGTGACGATCTGCGGCAATTCTGACGACTTCCACACCGAGCAGCCGCTGGGTCCCCGGGACTGGGGGCTGGCCCGGAGCCAGCTGTCCTGGCTGCGCAAACAGATGGCCAAGTCCAAGGACGATTACCTGCTGGTCGCCGGGCACTACCCAGTGTGGTCCGTGGGGAGACACGGACCCACCACGTGCCTGGTCAAGCTCCTCCAGCCCCTGTTGCAGCAACACAAGGCCACAGCCTACTTGTGCGGCCACGACCACAACCTGCAGGTGAGCAGAGGGAGACGGCCTGTGCTTCCTATGTGTGATGAGAGAGAGGATAGAGAGCCGCCTaacccctggaacgcccccctgcgccggcgtggcctctccacgctgttgccagcaccatggagaggccgtgccggcggaTGGAAGAGGCGCGGTCCCGCAGTGCTCGGccgccggtgggactggcctcgctgctGGTGTGAATGCGTGTAAATgcgtgattacacacatttaTGCCAGCGGTGAGGTCCTGCCGCCTCCTAACAACTTTCGGCCCCattgtcaggaatgggctgtaagcaagACTAAGTCCCTGTCAGTCATAACAGGGAATTTCCTAAGGAACTGGGGGTTGAATTTGTTCTTCTCATGTCCAAGTCTGCCGGCCCACGACGTCCTCCTGCAGAGTGGTGCTAGTTAGACCACTTAAtcatgggatgggatgggatgggtgTGATGGTGGGGAGCACGCTGCCAGTAAGTctgttcctctctctcccctAACAGTACTTGGAGGACAAAGCTGGTGTGGGCTACCTGCTGAGCGGAGCAGGCAATTTCATGGACAACTCCACCAAACACCTCCCTTCGGTCCCTGCCGGTTACCTGCGTTTCTTCTACGGCCAGACCTCTTCTCTGGGGGGATTTGCCTACATTACGATTGACGGTAAAGAGATGAGCGTCACCTACCTCGACAGCAAGCGCAGGTCGCTCTACAAGACCTCATTGCCCCGAAGGAGAATTCGCTGAGACGGGACAGCCTC from the Euleptes europaea isolate rEulEur1 chromosome 1, rEulEur1.hap1, whole genome shotgun sequence genome contains:
- the ACP5 gene encoding tartrate-resistant acid phosphatase type 5, translated to MMGFLYLLGLFLAAPSCLHARSALRFIAVGDWGGKPLSPFYTDREVAVAEEMAATVSALGADFILSLGDNFYYTGVNDLYDKRFQETFETVFQAPVLRNVPWYVLAGNHDHLGNVSAQIAYSKISKRWRFPKYYYKLRFKVPGSNATVAILMIDTVTICGNSDDFHTEQPLGPRDWGLARSQLSWLRKQMAKSKDDYLLVAGHYPVWSVGRHGPTTCLVKLLQPLLQQHKATAYLCGHDHNLQYLEDKAGVGYLLSGAGNFMDNSTKHLPSVPAGYLRFFYGQTSSLGGFAYITIDGKEMSVTYLDSKRRSLYKTSLPRRRIR